A window of the Amblyraja radiata isolate CabotCenter1 chromosome 5, sAmbRad1.1.pri, whole genome shotgun sequence genome harbors these coding sequences:
- the LOC116973300 gene encoding 33 kDa inner dynein arm light chain, axonemal-like, with amino-acid sequence MLLLRVRNEILMTFAAYDTLYESSVAFGLRKALQGDLEKILLRQQIEALKQEITKVQNELSEMKAKYDAAEKRHAERKELDVKRHSEEIVTLRKINQQLKLQLEGVITYRR; translated from the exons ATGTTGCTTCTTCGAGTTCGTAATGAGATTCTCATGACCTTTGCGGCGTATGACACCTTGTATGAAAGTAGCGTTGCATTTGGGTTGAGGAAGGCTCTTCAAGGAGATCTAGAAAAAATTCTACTGCGCCAACAG ATTGAAGCACTTAAACAAGAAATAACCAAAGTTCAAAATGAACTCAGTGAAATGAAAGCTAAATATGATGCAGCCGAGAAACGACATGCAGAAAGGAAAGAGCTCGATGTCAAGAGACATTCAGAAGAAATTGTTACTCTTAGAAAGATCAATCAACAATTAAAG CTGCAACTTGAAGGTGTCATTACTTACAGGAGATGA